In a single window of the Acipenser ruthenus chromosome 20, fAciRut3.2 maternal haplotype, whole genome shotgun sequence genome:
- the kars1 gene encoding lysine--tRNA ligase isoform X1, which yields MSLSNRPGNRPFHLTPYIRWRTLLWLTEKTNSAKSPSCKGSSTLVFTMLSVVRAARQQFIQTFGVGGQRAKYVLPGLAAFPLLQGNRWRGDKSELKRQMKAEKKAAEKEARVKELTEQKKKTGETGDQNLYGAEDETLDPNQYFKIRTQAIQDLKGTSEDPYPHKFHVDLSLSEFIEKYNHLQPGDHLTDVILNVAGRVHAKRASGAKLLFYDLRGEGVKLQVMANSRNYKSEEEFVRINSKLRRGDIIGVHGNPGKTKKGELSIIPKEMTLLSPCLHMLPHLHFGLKDKETRFRQRYLDLILNDHVRQKFITRAKIISYLRSFLDQQGFLEIETPMMNLIPGGAVARPFVTYHNDLDMNLYMRIAPELYHKMLVVGGIDRVYEVGRQFRNEGIDLTHNPEFTTCEFYMAYADYHDLMEITEKLLSGMVKHITGGYKVQYHPEGPEGPAFEIDFTPPFRRVSMVYDLEKELGVKFPPPDTYNSNETRKFFDELCAQKGVECPPPRTTARLLDKLVGDFLEVTCINPTFICDHPQIMSPLAKWHRSQKGLTERFELFVMKKEICNAYTELNDPIKQRELFEQQAKAKAEGDVEAMFIDETFCTALEYGLPPTAGWGMGIDRLTMFLTDSNNIKEVLLFPAMKPDDNKAAPPADGTSV from the exons GTCCAAGCTGTAAAGGGAGTAGCACTCTTGTGTTCACCATGCTCTCTGTGGTTAGAGCTGCCAGGCAGCAGTTTATCCAAACGTTTGGGGTCGGGGGTCAAAGGGCGAAGTATGTGCTCCCTGGCCTGGCCGCCTTCCCTTTGCTCCAGGGGAATCGCTGGCGAGGTGACAAAAG tGAGCTGAAGCGGCAGATGAAGGCTGAAAAGAAGGCTGCAGAGAAGGAGGCTCGAGTCAAAGAACTCACTGAGCAAAAGAAGAAAACAGGAGAGACGGGAGATCAGAATCTGTACGGAGCTGAGGATGAGACGCTGGACCCCAAT CAATACTTCAAGATTCGCACCCAGGCAATCCAGGACCTCAAGGGCACCTCAGAGGATCCCTATCCTCACAAGTTCCATGTGGACTTGTCTCTGAGCGAGTTCATTGAAAAATACAACCACCTGCAGCCGGGAGACCATCTGACAGACGTCATTCTAAATGTGGCTG GCCGTGTCCACGCTAAGCGTGCCTCAGGAGCGAAGCTGCTGTTCTATGACCTGCGAGGTGAAGGGGTCAAGCTGCAGGTCATGGCCAACTCCAG GAACTACAAGTCGGAGGAGGAGTTTGTTCGCATCAACTCGAAGCTGAGGCGGGGTGACATCATCGGGGTGCACGGTAACCCAGGGAAAACAAAGAAGGGCGAGCTGAGCATCATCCCCAAGGAGATGACCCTGCTGTCACCCTGTCTGCACATGCTGCCTCACCTGCACTTCGGACTCAAGGACAAG GAAACTCGGTTCCGGCAGCGCTACCTGGACCTGATCCTTAATGATCATGTGAGGCAGAAATTCATCACTCGGGCCAAGATCATCTCCTACCTGCGCAGCTTCCTGGACCAGCAAGGCTTCCTGGAG ATTGAGACCCCCATGATGAACCTGATCCCTGGGGGCGCTGTGGCCCGACCTTTTGTCACCTATCACAATGACCTGGACATGAACCTGTACATGAGGATCGCACCAGAGCTGTACCACAAG ATGCTGGTGGTTGGAGGGATTGACCGGGTGTATGAGGTCGGGCGGCAGTTCAGAAACGAGGGCATCGACCTTACCCACAATCCCGAGTTCACAACCTGCGAGTTCTACATGGCGTACGCTGATTACCACGACCTCATGGAGATCACAGAGAAGCTGCTGTCAG GCATGGTGAAGCACATCACTGGTGGGTACAAGGTTCAGTATCACCCTGAGGGACCGGAGGGGCCAGCCTTTGAGATCGACTTCACCCCTCCCTTCAGACGGGTCAGCATGGTGTACGACCTGGAGAAAGAGCTGGGGGTCAAATTCCCCCCGCCCGACACTTACAACTCCAACG AGACCCGTAAGTTCTTTGATGAACTCTGTGCTCAGAAAGGAGTGGAGTGTCCACCTCCCAGAACCACAGCCCGTCTGCTCGACAAG CTGGTTGGCGATTTCCTGGAGGTGACCTGCATCAACCCCACCTTCATCTGCGATCACCCCCAAATCATGAGCCCTCTGGCTAAATG GCACAGATCCCAGAAGGGTCTGACAGAACGATTCGAGCTCTTTGTAATGAAGAAGGAAATCTGCAACGCCTACACTGAGCTGAATGACCCCATCAAGCAGAGGGAGCTCTTTGAGCAGCAGGCCAAG gCGAAGGCAGAGGGCGATGTTGAGGCCATGTTCATTGACGAGACATTCTGCACTGCCCTTGAGTATGGGCTCCCCCCCACCGCAGGCTGGGGCATGGGCATCGACCGGCTCACCATGTTCCTCACCGACTCCAACAACATCAAG GAGGTGCTGCTCTTCCCAGCCATGAAACCTGATGACAACAAGGCAGCACCCCCTGCTGACGGAACATCAGTATAG
- the kars1 gene encoding lysine--tRNA ligase isoform X2 codes for MADAAVVDGENKLSKNELKRQMKAEKKAAEKEARVKELTEQKKKTGETGDQNLYGAEDETLDPNQYFKIRTQAIQDLKGTSEDPYPHKFHVDLSLSEFIEKYNHLQPGDHLTDVILNVAGRVHAKRASGAKLLFYDLRGEGVKLQVMANSRNYKSEEEFVRINSKLRRGDIIGVHGNPGKTKKGELSIIPKEMTLLSPCLHMLPHLHFGLKDKETRFRQRYLDLILNDHVRQKFITRAKIISYLRSFLDQQGFLEIETPMMNLIPGGAVARPFVTYHNDLDMNLYMRIAPELYHKMLVVGGIDRVYEVGRQFRNEGIDLTHNPEFTTCEFYMAYADYHDLMEITEKLLSGMVKHITGGYKVQYHPEGPEGPAFEIDFTPPFRRVSMVYDLEKELGVKFPPPDTYNSNETRKFFDELCAQKGVECPPPRTTARLLDKLVGDFLEVTCINPTFICDHPQIMSPLAKWHRSQKGLTERFELFVMKKEICNAYTELNDPIKQRELFEQQAKAKAEGDVEAMFIDETFCTALEYGLPPTAGWGMGIDRLTMFLTDSNNIKEVLLFPAMKPDDNKAAPPADGTSV; via the exons tGAGCTGAAGCGGCAGATGAAGGCTGAAAAGAAGGCTGCAGAGAAGGAGGCTCGAGTCAAAGAACTCACTGAGCAAAAGAAGAAAACAGGAGAGACGGGAGATCAGAATCTGTACGGAGCTGAGGATGAGACGCTGGACCCCAAT CAATACTTCAAGATTCGCACCCAGGCAATCCAGGACCTCAAGGGCACCTCAGAGGATCCCTATCCTCACAAGTTCCATGTGGACTTGTCTCTGAGCGAGTTCATTGAAAAATACAACCACCTGCAGCCGGGAGACCATCTGACAGACGTCATTCTAAATGTGGCTG GCCGTGTCCACGCTAAGCGTGCCTCAGGAGCGAAGCTGCTGTTCTATGACCTGCGAGGTGAAGGGGTCAAGCTGCAGGTCATGGCCAACTCCAG GAACTACAAGTCGGAGGAGGAGTTTGTTCGCATCAACTCGAAGCTGAGGCGGGGTGACATCATCGGGGTGCACGGTAACCCAGGGAAAACAAAGAAGGGCGAGCTGAGCATCATCCCCAAGGAGATGACCCTGCTGTCACCCTGTCTGCACATGCTGCCTCACCTGCACTTCGGACTCAAGGACAAG GAAACTCGGTTCCGGCAGCGCTACCTGGACCTGATCCTTAATGATCATGTGAGGCAGAAATTCATCACTCGGGCCAAGATCATCTCCTACCTGCGCAGCTTCCTGGACCAGCAAGGCTTCCTGGAG ATTGAGACCCCCATGATGAACCTGATCCCTGGGGGCGCTGTGGCCCGACCTTTTGTCACCTATCACAATGACCTGGACATGAACCTGTACATGAGGATCGCACCAGAGCTGTACCACAAG ATGCTGGTGGTTGGAGGGATTGACCGGGTGTATGAGGTCGGGCGGCAGTTCAGAAACGAGGGCATCGACCTTACCCACAATCCCGAGTTCACAACCTGCGAGTTCTACATGGCGTACGCTGATTACCACGACCTCATGGAGATCACAGAGAAGCTGCTGTCAG GCATGGTGAAGCACATCACTGGTGGGTACAAGGTTCAGTATCACCCTGAGGGACCGGAGGGGCCAGCCTTTGAGATCGACTTCACCCCTCCCTTCAGACGGGTCAGCATGGTGTACGACCTGGAGAAAGAGCTGGGGGTCAAATTCCCCCCGCCCGACACTTACAACTCCAACG AGACCCGTAAGTTCTTTGATGAACTCTGTGCTCAGAAAGGAGTGGAGTGTCCACCTCCCAGAACCACAGCCCGTCTGCTCGACAAG CTGGTTGGCGATTTCCTGGAGGTGACCTGCATCAACCCCACCTTCATCTGCGATCACCCCCAAATCATGAGCCCTCTGGCTAAATG GCACAGATCCCAGAAGGGTCTGACAGAACGATTCGAGCTCTTTGTAATGAAGAAGGAAATCTGCAACGCCTACACTGAGCTGAATGACCCCATCAAGCAGAGGGAGCTCTTTGAGCAGCAGGCCAAG gCGAAGGCAGAGGGCGATGTTGAGGCCATGTTCATTGACGAGACATTCTGCACTGCCCTTGAGTATGGGCTCCCCCCCACCGCAGGCTGGGGCATGGGCATCGACCGGCTCACCATGTTCCTCACCGACTCCAACAACATCAAG GAGGTGCTGCTCTTCCCAGCCATGAAACCTGATGACAACAAGGCAGCACCCCCTGCTGACGGAACATCAGTATAG